A DNA window from Bos mutus isolate GX-2022 chromosome 11, NWIPB_WYAK_1.1, whole genome shotgun sequence contains the following coding sequences:
- the SLC2A6 gene encoding solute carrier family 2, facilitated glucose transporter member 6 isoform X1 — protein sequence MQEPLLGAEGRDYDTFPEKPPPSPGERTRVGVLQNKRVFLATFAAVLGNFSFGYALVYTSPVIPALEHSSDPNLNLTKTQASWFGSVFTLGAAAGGLSAMVLNDLLGRKLSIMFSAVPSAAGYALMAGAHGLWMLLLGRMLTGFAGGLTAACIPVYVSEIAPPSVRGALGATPQLMAVFGSLSLYALGLLLPWRWLAVAGEGPVLVMVLLLSCMPNSPRFLLSKGRDAEALQALAWLRGPDADTRWEFEQIQDTVRRQREEGSLLPSPRQPRPGWLQPEGPAQPPAAAASCLQSSHLSWAEARDPHMYRPIVIALLMRFLQQLTGITPILVYLQSIFDSTAVLLPPKVDAAIVGAVRLLSVLIAALTMDLAGRKALLFISAAGMFAANLTLGLYVHFGPKSLAPNSTMGLEREALAGTEQPLATPTSYLTLVPLLATMLFIMGYAMGWGPITWLLMSEILPLRARGVASGLCVLVSWLTAFALTKSFLLVTNAFGLQAPFFFFAAVCLVNLAFTGCCVPETKGRSLEQIESFFRTGRRSFLH from the exons ATGCAGGAGCCGCTGCTGGGAGCCGAAGGCCGGGACTATGACACCTTCCCCGAGAAGCCGCCCCCGTCACCAGGGGAGAGGACGCGGGTCGG GGTCCTGCAGAACAAGAGAGTGTTCCTGGCTACCTTCGCTGCTGTGCTGGGCAATTTCAGCTTCGGGTATGCCCTGGTCTACACGTCCCCCGTCATCCCCGCCCTGGAGCACTCCTCGGATCCAAACCTGAATCTGACCAAAACCCAGGCATCCTGGTTCGGG TCCGTGTTCACCCTGGGTGCGGCGGCCGGGGGACTCAGTGCCATGGTCCTCAATGACCTCCTGGGCCGGAAACTCAGCATCATGTTCTCAGCTGTGCCCTCGGCAGCCGGCTATGCGCTGATGGCAGGCGCCCACGGCCTCTGGATGCTGCTTCTGGGAAGGATGCTGACGGGCTTCGCAGGGGGGCTCACAGCTGCCTGCATCCCG GTGTACGTGTCTGAGATTGCCCCGCCCAGCGTTCGCGGGGCCCTGGGTGCCACACCCCAGCTCATGGCGGTGTTCGGGTCACTATCCCTCTATGCCCTTG GCCTGCTGCTGCCCTGGCGCTGGCTGGCCGTGGCCGGGGAGGGGCCGGTGCTCGTCATggtcctgctgctcagctgcatgccCAACTCCCCTCGCTTCCTGCTCTCCAAGGGCAGGGACGCGGAGGCGCTGCAGGCGCTGGCCTGGCTGCGAGGGCCCGATGCCGACACCCGCTGGGAGTTCGAGCAGATCCAGGACACCGTCCGGAGACAG agggaagaagggagcctCCTACCTAGCCCCAGGCAGCCCAGGCCAGGGTGGCTCCAGCCGGAGGGGCCGGCACAGCCCCCCGCAGCGGCAGCCTCGTGTCTCCAGAGCAGCCACCTGTCGTGGGCCGAGGCCCGGGACCCGCACATGTACCGCCCGATTGTCATCGCCCTGCTGATGCGCTTCCTGCAGCAGCTGACAGGCATCACGCCCATCCTCGTCTACCTGCAGTCCATCTTCGACAGCACCGCGGTCCTGCTG CCTCCCAAGGTTGACGCCGCCATTGTGGGCGCCGTGAGGCTCCTGTCCGTGCTGATCGCCGCCCTCACCATGGACTTGGCCGGCCGCAAGGCCCTGCTCTTCATCTCGG CGGCCGGCATGTTTGCTGCCAACCTGACCCTGGGGCTATACGTGCATTTTGGTCCGAAGtctctggcccccaacagcaCCATGGGCCTGGAACGCGAGGCCCTGGCCGGCACAGAGCAGCCCCTGGCCACGCCCACCAGCTACCTCACCCTGGTGCCCCTGCTGGCCACCATGCTCTTCATCATGG gcTACGCCATGGGCTGGGGCCCCATCACCTGGCTCCTCATGTCGGAGATCCTGCCGCTGCGGGCCCGTGGCGTGGCCTCGGGGCTCTGCGTGCTGGTCAGCTGGCTCACCGCCTTTGCCCTCACCAAGTCCTTCCTGCTGGTGACG AACGCCTTTGGCCTGCAGGCCCCCTTCTTCTTCTTCGCCGCCGTGTGCCTGGTGAACCTGGCCTTCACTGGCTGCTGCGTGCCTGAGACCAAGGGCCGGTCGCTGGAGCAGATTGAGTCCTTCTTCCGCACCGGGAGGAGGTCCTTCCTGCACTAG
- the SLC2A6 gene encoding solute carrier family 2, facilitated glucose transporter member 6 isoform X3, which produces MQEPLLGAEGRDYDTFPEKPPPSPGERTRVGVLQNKRVFLATFAAVLGNFSFGYALVYTSPVIPALEHSSDPNLNLTKTQASWFGSVFTLGAAAGGLSAMVLNDLLGRKLSIMFSAVPSAAGYALMAGAHGLWMLLLGRMLTGFAGGLTAACIPVYVSEIAPPSVRGALGATPQLMAVFGSLSLYALGLLLPWRWLAVAGEGPVLVMVLLLSCMPNSPRFLLSKGRDAEALQALAWLRGPDADTRWEFEQIQDTVRRQSSHLSWAEARDPHMYRPIVIALLMRFLQQLTGITPILVYLQSIFDSTAVLLPPKVDAAIVGAVRLLSVLIAALTMDLAGRKALLFISGYAMGWGPITWLLMSEILPLRARGVASGLCVLVSWLTAFALTKSFLLVTNAFGLQAPFFFFAAVCLVNLAFTGCCVPETKGRSLEQIESFFRTGRRSFLH; this is translated from the exons ATGCAGGAGCCGCTGCTGGGAGCCGAAGGCCGGGACTATGACACCTTCCCCGAGAAGCCGCCCCCGTCACCAGGGGAGAGGACGCGGGTCGG GGTCCTGCAGAACAAGAGAGTGTTCCTGGCTACCTTCGCTGCTGTGCTGGGCAATTTCAGCTTCGGGTATGCCCTGGTCTACACGTCCCCCGTCATCCCCGCCCTGGAGCACTCCTCGGATCCAAACCTGAATCTGACCAAAACCCAGGCATCCTGGTTCGGG TCCGTGTTCACCCTGGGTGCGGCGGCCGGGGGACTCAGTGCCATGGTCCTCAATGACCTCCTGGGCCGGAAACTCAGCATCATGTTCTCAGCTGTGCCCTCGGCAGCCGGCTATGCGCTGATGGCAGGCGCCCACGGCCTCTGGATGCTGCTTCTGGGAAGGATGCTGACGGGCTTCGCAGGGGGGCTCACAGCTGCCTGCATCCCG GTGTACGTGTCTGAGATTGCCCCGCCCAGCGTTCGCGGGGCCCTGGGTGCCACACCCCAGCTCATGGCGGTGTTCGGGTCACTATCCCTCTATGCCCTTG GCCTGCTGCTGCCCTGGCGCTGGCTGGCCGTGGCCGGGGAGGGGCCGGTGCTCGTCATggtcctgctgctcagctgcatgccCAACTCCCCTCGCTTCCTGCTCTCCAAGGGCAGGGACGCGGAGGCGCTGCAGGCGCTGGCCTGGCTGCGAGGGCCCGATGCCGACACCCGCTGGGAGTTCGAGCAGATCCAGGACACCGTCCGGAGACAG AGCAGCCACCTGTCGTGGGCCGAGGCCCGGGACCCGCACATGTACCGCCCGATTGTCATCGCCCTGCTGATGCGCTTCCTGCAGCAGCTGACAGGCATCACGCCCATCCTCGTCTACCTGCAGTCCATCTTCGACAGCACCGCGGTCCTGCTG CCTCCCAAGGTTGACGCCGCCATTGTGGGCGCCGTGAGGCTCCTGTCCGTGCTGATCGCCGCCCTCACCATGGACTTGGCCGGCCGCAAGGCCCTGCTCTTCATCTCGG gcTACGCCATGGGCTGGGGCCCCATCACCTGGCTCCTCATGTCGGAGATCCTGCCGCTGCGGGCCCGTGGCGTGGCCTCGGGGCTCTGCGTGCTGGTCAGCTGGCTCACCGCCTTTGCCCTCACCAAGTCCTTCCTGCTGGTGACG AACGCCTTTGGCCTGCAGGCCCCCTTCTTCTTCTTCGCCGCCGTGTGCCTGGTGAACCTGGCCTTCACTGGCTGCTGCGTGCCTGAGACCAAGGGCCGGTCGCTGGAGCAGATTGAGTCCTTCTTCCGCACCGGGAGGAGGTCCTTCCTGCACTAG
- the SLC2A6 gene encoding solute carrier family 2, facilitated glucose transporter member 6 isoform X2, with product MQEPLLGAEGRDYDTFPEKPPPSPGERTRVGVLQNKRVFLATFAAVLGNFSFGYALVYTSPVIPALEHSSDPNLNLTKTQASWFGSVFTLGAAAGGLSAMVLNDLLGRKLSIMFSAVPSAAGYALMAGAHGLWMLLLGRMLTGFAGGLTAACIPVYVSEIAPPSVRGALGATPQLMAVFGSLSLYALGLLLPWRWLAVAGEGPVLVMVLLLSCMPNSPRFLLSKGRDAEALQALAWLRGPDADTRWEFEQIQDTVRRQSSHLSWAEARDPHMYRPIVIALLMRFLQQLTGITPILVYLQSIFDSTAVLLPPKVDAAIVGAVRLLSVLIAALTMDLAGRKALLFISAAGMFAANLTLGLYVHFGPKSLAPNSTMGLEREALAGTEQPLATPTSYLTLVPLLATMLFIMGYAMGWGPITWLLMSEILPLRARGVASGLCVLVSWLTAFALTKSFLLVTNAFGLQAPFFFFAAVCLVNLAFTGCCVPETKGRSLEQIESFFRTGRRSFLH from the exons ATGCAGGAGCCGCTGCTGGGAGCCGAAGGCCGGGACTATGACACCTTCCCCGAGAAGCCGCCCCCGTCACCAGGGGAGAGGACGCGGGTCGG GGTCCTGCAGAACAAGAGAGTGTTCCTGGCTACCTTCGCTGCTGTGCTGGGCAATTTCAGCTTCGGGTATGCCCTGGTCTACACGTCCCCCGTCATCCCCGCCCTGGAGCACTCCTCGGATCCAAACCTGAATCTGACCAAAACCCAGGCATCCTGGTTCGGG TCCGTGTTCACCCTGGGTGCGGCGGCCGGGGGACTCAGTGCCATGGTCCTCAATGACCTCCTGGGCCGGAAACTCAGCATCATGTTCTCAGCTGTGCCCTCGGCAGCCGGCTATGCGCTGATGGCAGGCGCCCACGGCCTCTGGATGCTGCTTCTGGGAAGGATGCTGACGGGCTTCGCAGGGGGGCTCACAGCTGCCTGCATCCCG GTGTACGTGTCTGAGATTGCCCCGCCCAGCGTTCGCGGGGCCCTGGGTGCCACACCCCAGCTCATGGCGGTGTTCGGGTCACTATCCCTCTATGCCCTTG GCCTGCTGCTGCCCTGGCGCTGGCTGGCCGTGGCCGGGGAGGGGCCGGTGCTCGTCATggtcctgctgctcagctgcatgccCAACTCCCCTCGCTTCCTGCTCTCCAAGGGCAGGGACGCGGAGGCGCTGCAGGCGCTGGCCTGGCTGCGAGGGCCCGATGCCGACACCCGCTGGGAGTTCGAGCAGATCCAGGACACCGTCCGGAGACAG AGCAGCCACCTGTCGTGGGCCGAGGCCCGGGACCCGCACATGTACCGCCCGATTGTCATCGCCCTGCTGATGCGCTTCCTGCAGCAGCTGACAGGCATCACGCCCATCCTCGTCTACCTGCAGTCCATCTTCGACAGCACCGCGGTCCTGCTG CCTCCCAAGGTTGACGCCGCCATTGTGGGCGCCGTGAGGCTCCTGTCCGTGCTGATCGCCGCCCTCACCATGGACTTGGCCGGCCGCAAGGCCCTGCTCTTCATCTCGG CGGCCGGCATGTTTGCTGCCAACCTGACCCTGGGGCTATACGTGCATTTTGGTCCGAAGtctctggcccccaacagcaCCATGGGCCTGGAACGCGAGGCCCTGGCCGGCACAGAGCAGCCCCTGGCCACGCCCACCAGCTACCTCACCCTGGTGCCCCTGCTGGCCACCATGCTCTTCATCATGG gcTACGCCATGGGCTGGGGCCCCATCACCTGGCTCCTCATGTCGGAGATCCTGCCGCTGCGGGCCCGTGGCGTGGCCTCGGGGCTCTGCGTGCTGGTCAGCTGGCTCACCGCCTTTGCCCTCACCAAGTCCTTCCTGCTGGTGACG AACGCCTTTGGCCTGCAGGCCCCCTTCTTCTTCTTCGCCGCCGTGTGCCTGGTGAACCTGGCCTTCACTGGCTGCTGCGTGCCTGAGACCAAGGGCCGGTCGCTGGAGCAGATTGAGTCCTTCTTCCGCACCGGGAGGAGGTCCTTCCTGCACTAG